The DNA region ATATTTTTTTAAAATCAATATGTCCTTGTTCGACGTCCGTGTGTACCAGCTTTACTCTGACTCTGTGTCCGACAGCCTCACCGATAAAGTGGTCAGCAAGTTTTCCTTCGACAGGTGGATGAAGTAGACGAACCCAGGTTCCTTTTTCGGAGGAGCCGGTAACGAAGGCATCAAATTTTTCGCCGATTCGGGATTGCAATAGTATGGCTGCGGCCGATTTGCCAACCTGCCGTTCCACTTTCTGCGCTACATTTTCGGCCTCGGTACAATGTCTGGCCAGCAGTTTCAGTTCATCAAGCTGATACGGAACCGGGCTGTTCGCTAAGGCTGCTTTTAGCAACCGTTGCGTAATTAAGTCCGGATACCTGCGATTGGGAGCTGTGGAATGGGCATAATCCCTGACTGCTAAACCAAAGTGCCCGGCCGATTTCTCACCGGGGACTTCGACAACATATTCGCCGGCGCCTAACAATTTAATAATACTGAGGGAAAGATCAGGAAAACGAAGCGGATCAGCCTTTTGTTGTGCTGCCAGGAATACCGCTAACGCCTTTGAATCAGCTTGTTTGGGTAAATCAAAATTATGGTGCAAAGCAATTTCGACAATGCGTTCCCATTTTTTTGGTGTGCGCACGACACGCCGTAGTGACGGGAATTTTTTCGCTTCCAGGTAGCGGGCCGTAACACCGTTAGCCGCAATCATAAAATCCTCAATCAGTTCTTTGGCACTATTTCGTTTTTCG from Propionispora hippei DSM 15287 includes:
- a CDS encoding RNB domain-containing ribonuclease, which gives rise to MSNNIDKHHRSRLQRIAHQVMIERGLFPDFSTQVIDELIKLGENTPKLEASIRDLRDLLWCSIDNDDSNDLDQLTVAIMQPGEAVKILVAIADVDALVKKSSAIDEHAQHNTTSIYTAAQIFPMLPEKLSYDLTSLNVDSDRLAIVVEIVLAGNGTILSSDIYRAMVRNHAKLAYNSVAAWLDGAASMPPAVATIPELAENIRIQHQVAQKLKALRHMHGALDFETIEARPVFDIDEIKDLEAEKRNSAKELIEDFMIAANGVTARYLEAKKFPSLRRVVRTPKKWERIVEIALHHNFDLPKQADSKALAVFLAAQQKADPLRFPDLSLSIIKLLGAGEYVVEVPGEKSAGHFGLAVRDYAHSTAPNRRYPDLITQRLLKAALANSPVPYQLDELKLLARHCTEAENVAQKVERQVGKSAAAILLQSRIGEKFDAFVTGSSEKGTWVRLLHPPVEGKLADHFIGEAVGHRVRVKLVHTDVEQGHIDFKKI